A window from Ignavibacteriota bacterium encodes these proteins:
- a CDS encoding carboxy terminal-processing peptidase, protein MKKYIILLTVFFVLNNCQKNISEELHAQNQILDSNKVVEPLDFYPEINKMVTTILSRYHYKKFDLDDSLSSVIFDNYINSLDYNKSYFLKSDIDEFEKYRFAIDENLHFGNLDAAFKIFNVYKTRMNERMKYVFGRLNKEFDFTKNETYQINRDKEPWPISENELNEVWRKKLKNEALNLKLSGKEWDKTKETLVNRYKNYHKAILQFKSEDVLQLYLNSFADAIDPHSNYLAPRTSENFNIRMKLSLEGIGATLQTDNDYTKVVNIVPGGPAFKADNIHADDLIIAVGQGDEELVDVIGWRIDDVVDLIRGDKGTKVRLSVLRAKNGIDSKPDTISIIRDKVKLEEQAAQKKIITINEDNVDYKLGVIEIPSFYVDFDAKRNGDPDFRSTTRDVSKILRELKKEKVDGVIIDLRNNGGGALDEAVELTGLFIKDGPVVQVRQSNGNVTVEKDPDPTIIYDGPLAVVINRYSASASEIFSGAIQDYGRGIVLGEQSYGKGTVQNLIGLERFVPSAGDQSGQLKLTIAKYYRINGSSTQNLGVIPDVQFPTALDPSEYGESSMPSALKWDQIQTSQFKKYGDFTKILPSLIENHKDRILKEPEFNYILEDIKEYIENKNKVEFSLNEEIRKKERDEREQKRKQREEERAKLNKIEIIDKKEVTKKSLKVEDPYLEESGHILVDLLQTQS, encoded by the coding sequence ATGAAGAAATATATAATTCTCTTAACTGTATTTTTTGTTTTAAATAATTGTCAGAAAAATATTTCCGAAGAATTACACGCGCAAAATCAAATTTTAGACTCAAACAAAGTTGTTGAACCGTTAGATTTTTATCCGGAAATAAATAAAATGGTAACAACAATATTATCGCGTTATCATTATAAAAAATTTGATCTTGATGATTCTCTATCATCAGTTATTTTTGATAACTATATAAATTCTTTGGATTATAACAAATCGTATTTTCTAAAAAGCGATATTGATGAATTTGAAAAATATAGATTTGCAATTGATGAAAATCTGCATTTCGGAAATCTTGATGCGGCATTTAAAATTTTTAATGTTTACAAAACAAGAATGAATGAAAGAATGAAATACGTTTTTGGCAGATTAAACAAAGAGTTTGATTTTACAAAAAATGAAACTTATCAAATTAATAGAGATAAAGAACCATGGCCAATTTCTGAAAATGAACTTAACGAAGTTTGGAGAAAGAAATTAAAAAATGAAGCTTTAAATTTAAAACTTAGCGGGAAAGAATGGGATAAAACAAAAGAGACTTTAGTAAATCGATATAAAAATTATCATAAAGCGATTTTGCAATTTAAATCCGAAGATGTTTTACAGCTTTATCTAAATTCGTTTGCAGATGCAATTGATCCGCACTCAAATTATTTAGCTCCGAGAACTTCTGAAAATTTTAACATCAGAATGAAACTCTCTTTAGAAGGAATTGGAGCAACTTTGCAGACTGATAATGATTACACAAAAGTTGTTAATATAGTTCCCGGCGGTCCTGCATTCAAAGCAGATAATATTCATGCAGATGATTTAATTATTGCTGTCGGACAAGGCGATGAAGAATTAGTTGATGTTATAGGTTGGAGAATTGATGATGTTGTCGATTTAATTCGTGGTGATAAAGGAACAAAAGTTCGCTTATCAGTTTTACGTGCGAAAAATGGAATTGATTCAAAACCCGATACGATTTCAATTATTAGAGATAAAGTAAAATTAGAAGAACAAGCAGCACAGAAAAAAATTATAACAATAAATGAAGATAATGTTGATTATAAATTAGGCGTAATTGAAATTCCAAGTTTCTATGTTGATTTTGATGCTAAAAGAAATGGTGATCCGGATTTTAGAAGTACAACTCGTGATGTTTCAAAAATTTTACGTGAATTGAAGAAAGAAAAAGTTGACGGTGTTATTATCGATTTAAGAAATAATGGCGGTGGTGCTCTTGATGAAGCTGTTGAATTAACCGGATTATTTATAAAAGATGGACCAGTGGTTCAAGTTAGGCAGTCAAATGGAAATGTTACAGTTGAAAAAGATCCTGATCCAACGATTATTTATGATGGACCTTTAGCAGTTGTTATAAATAGATATAGCGCTTCAGCTTCTGAGATTTTTTCTGGTGCAATTCAAGATTACGGAAGAGGAATTGTTTTAGGTGAACAATCTTATGGCAAAGGTACTGTTCAAAATTTAATTGGATTAGAAAGATTTGTTCCATCTGCTGGAGATCAAAGTGGACAGTTAAAACTCACAATTGCAAAATATTATAGAATAAATGGAAGCAGTACGCAAAATCTCGGTGTAATTCCAGATGTGCAATTTCCAACTGCTTTAGATCCGAGTGAATATGGAGAAAGTTCAATGCCAAGTGCATTAAAATGGGACCAAATTCAAACAAGTCAATTTAAAAAATATGGAGATTTTACAAAAATTCTTCCAAGTTTAATTGAAAATCATAAGGATAGAATTTTAAAGGAACCGGAGTTTAATTATATTCTTGAAGACATTAAAGAATACATAGAAAATAAGAATAAAGTTGAATTTTCATTAAATGAGGAAATTAGAAAAAAAGAGCGTGATGAACGTGAACAAAAAAGAAAACAGAGAGAAGAAGAAAGAGCAAAATTAAATAAAATTGAAATAATCGATAAAAAAGAAGTAACTAAAAAAAGTTTAAAAGTTGAAGATCCGTATTTGGAAGAAAGCGGACATATTTTGGTTGATTTGCTCCAAACTCAAAGTTGA
- a CDS encoding MmcQ/YjbR family DNA-binding protein translates to MELEKLREYCLTKNGVKEDFPFDNETLVFKVGSKMFCLVSLESPLRINLKCEPEDVINLIEEHEEILPGYHMNKKYWITIKLNGKLGNKFIFKLIDDSYNLVFEKLPKKERDLIEKSFR, encoded by the coding sequence ATGGAACTGGAAAAATTAAGAGAATATTGCTTAACTAAAAATGGTGTAAAAGAAGATTTTCCTTTTGATAATGAAACTTTGGTATTTAAAGTTGGAAGTAAAATGTTTTGTTTGGTTAGTTTAGAATCTCCCTTACGAATAAATTTGAAATGCGAACCGGAAGATGTTATAAATTTGATTGAAGAACATGAAGAAATTTTGCCCGGATATCACATGAATAAAAAGTATTGGATTACCATTAAATTAAATGGGAAATTAGGTAATAAATTTATTTTTAAGCTAATTGATGATTCATATAATTTAGTTTTCGAAAAGTTACCAAAGAAAGAAAGGGATTTAATTGAGAAAAGTTTTAGATAA
- the dnaA gene encoding chromosomal replication initiator protein DnaA yields the protein MDNLKISINSVAKLQDNSSIPIWKECLKLIKQNVSNITYNTWFLPIKPYDWDGRTLRISVPNNFFIEWIEEHYNTLINKTLNQVLGPEAKLIYIINEEEKEDLQLFDPPIVEKTKIAEKSVELEFESNISPRYTFDNFIKGESNQLARAAAIAISDNPGETSFNPFFIYGGVGLGKTHLIQAIGNNILGKYPNKKIIYLSADIFTTQFVEAIQSNNVGEFSSFYNDMDVLIIDDIQFLTGREKTQDLFFHIFNNLHQSRKQIILSSDRPPKDLKGMNDRLISRFQWGLTADIQAPDFETRIAILKNKSNSFGISLSNEILDYIAYNITSNIRELEGCLIKLLANSSLSGREIDFELTRKTVNEISTRKEVNVSIDSITKIVCQEFKVDENKVREKNRKKEVVLARQIAMYLSKKLTKASLKTIGLHFGGRDHSTVIHAFTNIEKLTSEDIQLNEVVSGLKNKLELWV from the coding sequence GTGGATAACTTAAAAATTTCGATAAATTCTGTGGCAAAATTGCAAGATAACAGTTCTATTCCGATTTGGAAGGAATGTTTAAAATTGATAAAGCAAAACGTATCAAATATAACATACAATACTTGGTTTTTACCAATTAAACCTTATGATTGGGATGGTAGAACTTTAAGAATTTCGGTGCCAAATAATTTCTTTATTGAGTGGATAGAAGAACATTACAACACATTAATTAATAAAACTTTAAATCAAGTTTTAGGTCCGGAAGCAAAATTAATTTATATAATAAATGAGGAAGAAAAAGAAGATCTTCAATTATTTGATCCGCCAATTGTTGAAAAAACTAAAATTGCAGAAAAATCAGTTGAGTTAGAATTTGAATCAAATATTAGTCCGCGTTACACTTTTGATAATTTTATAAAAGGAGAATCAAATCAACTTGCGCGAGCTGCTGCAATTGCAATTTCTGATAATCCGGGAGAAACTTCCTTTAATCCGTTTTTTATTTACGGCGGAGTTGGTTTAGGAAAAACACATTTAATACAAGCAATTGGAAATAACATTCTTGGAAAATATCCAAATAAAAAGATTATATATCTTTCAGCAGATATTTTTACAACACAATTTGTTGAAGCAATTCAATCAAATAATGTTGGTGAGTTTTCAAGTTTTTATAATGATATGGATGTTTTAATAATTGATGATATTCAATTCTTAACCGGAAGAGAAAAGACCCAAGATCTGTTTTTCCACATTTTTAATAATCTTCATCAATCAAGAAAACAAATAATTTTATCAAGTGATAGACCGCCAAAAGATCTAAAGGGAATGAACGATAGATTAATTTCAAGATTTCAATGGGGATTAACAGCAGATATTCAAGCTCCGGATTTTGAAACTAGAATTGCAATTCTTAAGAATAAAAGCAATAGTTTCGGAATTTCGCTTTCTAATGAAATTTTGGATTACATCGCTTATAACATTACTTCAAACATAAGAGAATTAGAAGGTTGCTTAATTAAATTATTGGCAAATTCTTCTTTAAGCGGAAGAGAAATTGATTTTGAACTAACCAGAAAAACTGTTAACGAAATTTCTACAAGAAAAGAAGTAAATGTTTCAATTGATAGTATTACAAAAATTGTATGCCAAGAATTTAAAGTTGATGAAAATAAAGTTCGTGAAAAAAATAGAAAAAAAGAAGTGGTTTTAGCTCGACAAATTGCAATGTATTTATCAAAAAAATTAACAAAAGCTTCATTAAAGACCATAGGTCTTCATTTTGGCGGAAGAGATCATTCTACTGTAATTCATGCTTTTACAAATATTGAAAAATTAACTTCTGAAGATATACAACTTAACGAAGTGGTCAGCGGTTTAAAGAATAAACTCGAGTTGTGGGTATAG
- a CDS encoding NAD-dependent epimerase/dehydratase family protein — MKIVVTGGAGFIGSHIVEYWSNNGAEVHVLDNLRSGFEKNIANFKNVVFQKGSITDKNFVSKVLENTDYVFHLAALISVPESLEKPDECLDINVKGLLNVLDAAKLHGIKKVVHSSSAAIYGDDPRLPKDISMRPKPQTPYGITKLDGEYYLQMYFEQYGLQTTSLRYFNVFGPRQDPKSQYAAAIPIFVYKALKNEPIIVYGDGEQTRDFVYVKDVVAANVLAANSENVIGVFNVANERAITINDLAKLIIKTTNSKSEIVYQPIRPGDIKHSLASIKETRENLKFNPSHDLTSSLETTIKYFENLNK, encoded by the coding sequence ATGAAAATTGTTGTTACTGGAGGTGCGGGATTTATTGGAAGTCATATTGTTGAATATTGGTCAAATAATGGTGCAGAAGTTCATGTTTTAGATAATTTAAGAAGCGGATTTGAAAAAAATATTGCAAATTTTAAAAATGTGGTTTTTCAAAAAGGCTCAATTACTGATAAAAATTTTGTGAGTAAAGTTTTGGAAAACACGGATTATGTTTTTCATCTTGCGGCATTAATTTCTGTTCCGGAATCTTTAGAAAAGCCCGATGAATGTTTAGATATAAATGTAAAAGGTTTGTTAAATGTTTTGGATGCAGCAAAATTACACGGAATTAAGAAAGTTGTTCATTCAAGTTCAGCAGCAATTTACGGTGATGATCCTCGTTTGCCAAAAGATATTTCTATGAGACCAAAACCTCAAACTCCATATGGAATTACAAAACTTGACGGCGAATATTATCTTCAAATGTATTTTGAGCAATATGGTTTGCAAACAACTTCGTTAAGATATTTTAATGTTTTTGGTCCGCGTCAAGATCCTAAAAGTCAATATGCTGCAGCAATTCCAATTTTTGTTTATAAAGCTTTAAAAAATGAACCAATAATAGTTTATGGCGATGGTGAACAAACTCGCGATTTTGTTTATGTAAAAGATGTTGTTGCAGCAAATGTTTTAGCCGCAAATTCAGAAAATGTAATAGGCGTTTTTAATGTTGCAAACGAGCGAGCAATTACAATAAATGATTTAGCAAAACTAATAATCAAAACTACAAACTCAAAAAGTGAAATTGTTTATCAACCAATACGACCCGGAGATATTAAACATAGTTTAGCATCTATTAAAGAAACAAGAGAGAATTTAAAATTTAATCCTTCACACGATTTAACTTCATCTTTAGAAACAACAATAAAATATTTTGAAAATCTGAATAAATAA
- a CDS encoding asparaginase translates to MKKKNILIVFTGGTFSMKIDKETGGAIPYFHGEELIEMIPEAKGLANISIYNFGNFPGPHMTPELMLKLSQTIQKFVKKKNVDGIIVTHGTDTLEETAYLLDLTINTEKPIVIIGAMKTSTEPDWDGPKNLINAISICNNENSKNLGVLVCLNGEINAASEVTKTHTEDIETFHSLDFGALGFIDKGKVWFNRLPRKLEKIETDKINSNVDIIKVYAGIKENIFKLIADTKIDGLVVEALGVGNVPPPAFEGIKYVLSKNIPVVLVSRCPAGETLDIYSYEGAGKWLKKSGVIFSDYLNGQKARIKLMLALGKGLKYTELKKIFEN, encoded by the coding sequence ATGAAAAAGAAAAATATTCTAATAGTGTTTACCGGTGGAACTTTTTCAATGAAAATTGATAAAGAAACCGGTGGTGCAATTCCATATTTCCACGGCGAAGAATTAATTGAAATGATTCCCGAAGCAAAAGGATTGGCAAATATTTCTATTTATAATTTTGGAAATTTTCCCGGTCCGCACATGACACCGGAATTAATGTTAAAACTTTCTCAAACAATTCAAAAATTTGTAAAGAAAAAAAATGTTGATGGAATTATTGTAACTCACGGAACCGACACACTTGAAGAAACAGCATATTTGCTTGATCTTACAATTAATACAGAAAAACCAATTGTAATAATTGGTGCAATGAAAACAAGCACCGAACCGGATTGGGACGGACCCAAAAATTTAATTAATGCAATTAGTATTTGTAATAATGAAAACAGTAAAAATTTGGGAGTTTTGGTTTGTCTAAACGGAGAAATAAATGCTGCAAGCGAAGTAACAAAAACTCACACCGAAGATATTGAAACATTTCACAGTTTAGATTTTGGCGCATTGGGATTTATTGATAAAGGGAAAGTTTGGTTTAATCGTTTGCCGAGAAAATTAGAAAAAATTGAAACCGATAAAATAAATTCCAATGTTGATATAATAAAAGTTTATGCCGGAATTAAAGAAAATATTTTTAAACTTATTGCCGATACAAAAATTGATGGATTAGTTGTCGAAGCTTTGGGAGTTGGAAATGTTCCGCCGCCAGCATTTGAAGGAATTAAATATGTGTTGAGTAAAAATATTCCAGTAGTTTTAGTTTCTCGTTGCCCCGCAGGAGAAACTTTGGATATTTACAGTTATGAAGGTGCAGGAAAATGGTTGAAGAAATCTGGAGTAATATTTTCTGATTATTTAAACGGACAAAAAGCCAGAATTAAATTAATGCTAGCTTTGGGAAAAGGATTAAAGTACACAGAATTGAAAAAAATATTTGAGAATTAA
- a CDS encoding T9SS type A sorting domain-containing protein produces the protein MKKIIFLIILTISYLCVFAKQDDTVKVMQSDKVPVIDGISNDIAWEKASWQSIDQVWIPWGNYVDSSDYYGNYKVLWSPETNLLYFLVEIYDDVWVDGFEFKGSNESYNFDIIEVFIDQDNSGGVHIFDDKVAGTISEDAFSYHISIDFPSEDSVNSNFVALDFDGTGWANNLIINYTKHFPELVLRKSGDKYCWEFSLKVFDNTYDNESPEASRVILKQNDIIGLSVAYCDNDDPNETPKLRDNFFGSVFVTEENYNNHWMNSDDYGILQLIGNPTSIKNDNNQSQTDFEIYPNPSYGNLKYSVKNEQLGELNIRIFNILGQQVYKFSRSKNNYENSDNLNLEFLSSGTYIISAEINNITLNRIFNFLEN, from the coding sequence ATGAAGAAAATCATATTTCTGATTATTCTAACAATTAGTTATTTATGTGTTTTTGCTAAGCAAGATGATACAGTAAAAGTTATGCAATCAGATAAAGTTCCTGTAATTGACGGAATAAGTAATGATATTGCTTGGGAAAAAGCCAGTTGGCAAAGTATTGATCAAGTTTGGATTCCTTGGGGAAATTATGTTGATTCTTCTGATTATTATGGAAACTACAAAGTACTTTGGTCACCCGAAACAAATCTTTTATACTTTTTGGTAGAAATTTATGATGATGTTTGGGTTGATGGTTTTGAATTTAAAGGAAGTAATGAAAGTTATAATTTTGACATAATTGAAGTTTTTATTGATCAAGATAATTCTGGCGGTGTACATATATTTGATGATAAAGTTGCTGGAACTATTTCCGAAGATGCATTTTCCTATCATATTTCAATCGATTTTCCTTCTGAAGATAGTGTCAATTCAAACTTTGTTGCTTTAGATTTTGACGGAACTGGCTGGGCAAATAATTTAATAATAAATTATACAAAACATTTTCCAGAATTAGTTTTGCGTAAAAGCGGTGATAAGTACTGTTGGGAATTTTCGTTGAAGGTTTTTGATAATACTTATGATAATGAAAGTCCAGAAGCATCAAGAGTTATATTAAAACAAAATGATATTATTGGACTTTCAGTAGCGTATTGTGATAATGACGATCCAAACGAAACTCCAAAGTTAAGAGATAATTTTTTCGGTTCAGTTTTTGTAACGGAGGAAAATTATAATAACCATTGGATGAATAGTGATGATTATGGAATTTTGCAATTAATTGGAAATCCAACATCTATTAAAAATGATAATAATCAATCCCAAACAGATTTTGAAATATATCCTAATCCATCTTATGGAAATTTAAAATACTCTGTTAAGAATGAACAGTTGGGTGAATTAAATATTAGAATATTTAATATTCTCGGGCAGCAAGTGTATAAATTTTCCAGATCAAAAAATAATTATGAAAATTCAGATAATCTTAATTTAGAATTTTTATCGAGTGGGACTTATATAATTTCGGCAGAGATTAATAACATTACATTAAATAGAATTTTCAACTTTTTAGAAAATTAA